The genomic window AAATCGATCGGTGACGCAGGCCTTTATGTTGAACGTGATAATGTGATCAAAGCCAAATATATTATTGATAATAATTTTACAGTAAATTGAAGTTATAACTCTGACAGGGTTTAAAACCCTGTCAGAGTTATAGGGTTTAAAACCCTGTCAGAGTTATAGATAATATGTACTATATCTTTTAGTACTTTTGAAAAACAACTAATGACTTAGCTCTTGCTCCAACGCGCCATCACCGGAACTATTTTTGTAATAATCCTGCTAGGATCAGTGCTGTTTAGTGCATATTCATTCGCTATCCTGTTTTTTGTAATTACCATGCTGGGCTTATGGGAATTCTATACCCTTACCGAAAAAACAGACCATCAGCCACAGCGGATAACAGGTTTATTACTGGGAGTGTTTTTGTTTTTGGGAATACTGTTAAATTACAGTAATACTTATAGCAAGTTTGTCCTATTTCCTATCGCGCTCCTCCTCCCTATCCTGTTCAGTATATTTATCATTGAGCTTTATCGAAAAAAAGAAAAAACTTTTGGCAATATCGCATATACAATACTGGGTGTACTATACATCGCCCTGCCATTTTCTTTATTTACTGTAATTGCATTTGGCACTCCTGTTACGTTCAGCACCAATAGCTATGCACCATCAAAGATCTTAGGTATCCTGTTCATCTTATGGAGCAGTGATACCGGCGCTTATTTATCCGGGAAAGCATTCGGAAAGCATAAATTATTTGAGCGCATCTCTCCTAAAAAAACATGGGAAGGAACGATTGGCGGCGGAATATTGGCCCTTGCAGTTGCATACATTGTATCGATGTATTTTACCGTATTTAATGTAATGGACTGGATGGTTATTGCCCTAATAATTGTTGTAATGGGCAACCTCGGCGACCTGGTTGAATCGTTATTTAAAAGAACTGTTGACGTAAAAGATTCGGGAACAATTTTACCCGGGCATGGCGGAATATTGGACAGGTTTGACAGCCTTATCATGTCAATACCATTTATTTTTATCTATATATTTTTTATATCCACTTTATGATTCACCGCGAAGGGTACCCGACAATAGGATTAACACTTTTATTCAGCGCTGCCATTATTGGTGCAACAAATTACTTCACACAAAACGCTGCACTTGTTTTAGCAGCAGATATTATCTCTGTTGTGTTATTAATTATAGTGTTGCAATTTTTCCGTAATCCATCACGAAATACTACTATAAATGACAGACATATTCTTGCGCCGGCGGATGGAAAGGTAGTTGTAATAGAAGAAGTGGAAGAGCCTGAATATTTTAAAGATAAACGTATACAGGTTTCCGTTTTTATGTCACCCATAAATGTGCATGTGAATCGCTTTCCAATTGGCGGCCTTGTAAAATATGTAAAATATCATCCGGGACTTTACCTGGTTGCATGGCATCCCAAATCATCCACGGAAAACGAACGTTCTACGGTAGTTGTTGAGTTAAACAGCGGAAAGGCAATACTCTTCCGGCAAATAGCAGGAGCTTTAGCGAGACGAATTGTATATTACTGTAAAGAAGGTGATAAAGCGGTACAAGGAGCGGAGTTTGGCTTTATAAAATTCGGCTCCAGAGTAGATCTGTTTTTACCCATAGGCACTAAAATTAATGTACAATTAAACCAGGTTGTCAGGGGAGGCGAAACCGTAATTGCCTCATTTGGTGAGGGTTGAAATCAGATATAATACCAATTATAAATAAAATTCAGTCCAATATTTGCAGAATAGATTTTTTTATTATTTTT from Bacteroidota bacterium includes these protein-coding regions:
- a CDS encoding phosphatidate cytidylyltransferase — protein: MLQRAITGTIFVIILLGSVLFSAYSFAILFFVITMLGLWEFYTLTEKTDHQPQRITGLLLGVFLFLGILLNYSNTYSKFVLFPIALLLPILFSIFIIELYRKKEKTFGNIAYTILGVLYIALPFSLFTVIAFGTPVTFSTNSYAPSKILGILFILWSSDTGAYLSGKAFGKHKLFERISPKKTWEGTIGGGILALAVAYIVSMYFTVFNVMDWMVIALIIVVMGNLGDLVESLFKRTVDVKDSGTILPGHGGILDRFDSLIMSIPFIFIYIFFISTL
- a CDS encoding phosphatidylserine decarboxylase family protein — encoded protein: MIHREGYPTIGLTLLFSAAIIGATNYFTQNAALVLAADIISVVLLIIVLQFFRNPSRNTTINDRHILAPADGKVVVIEEVEEPEYFKDKRIQVSVFMSPINVHVNRFPIGGLVKYVKYHPGLYLVAWHPKSSTENERSTVVVELNSGKAILFRQIAGALARRIVYYCKEGDKAVQGAEFGFIKFGSRVDLFLPIGTKINVQLNQVVRGGETVIASFGEG